A single Panthera tigris isolate Pti1 chromosome A3, P.tigris_Pti1_mat1.1, whole genome shotgun sequence DNA region contains:
- the MTLN gene encoding mitoregulin — protein sequence MANVSERTLQLSVLVAFASGVLVGWQANRLRRRYLDWRKRRLQDKLAVTQKKLDLA from the coding sequence ATGGCGAACGTGTCCGAGCGGACGCTGCAGTTGTCTGTGCTGGTGGCCTTCGCGTCTGGAGTGCTCGTGGGCTGGCAGGCGAACCGGCTGCGGAGGCGCTACCTGGACTGGAGGAAGCGGAGGCTGCAGGACAAGCTGGCGGTGACTCAGAAGAAGCTGGACTTGGCCTGA